One part of the Nymphaea colorata isolate Beijing-Zhang1983 chromosome 8, ASM883128v2, whole genome shotgun sequence genome encodes these proteins:
- the LOC116258331 gene encoding transcription factor MYB1-like: protein MGRSPSSSKEERINRGAWSAQEDKVLVDYITTHGEGRWRSVPKKAGLNRCGRSCRLRWLNYLRPNIKRGNISADEEDLIIRLHRLLGNRWSLIAGRLPGRTDNEIKNYWNTKLSKKLQQVPNTPSIQRNDRNPIKPQNPSENLRENGTGLMSPPPLQSKALPPTESCSVEVSAPKERHDETTGQNHGWPPPESHREDEDGRKSEKEFMDVVSGERSCLLSDPLDSRLFWGRTRKRKTGRTRAAVKWTVMVSGVTSPSR from the exons CATGGTCTGCGCAAGAAGATAAAGTGCTTGTTGATTACATCACTACCCATGGCGAAGGTCGATGGAGAAGCGTCCCCAAGAAAGCAG GCCTAAATAGATGCGGAAGGAGCTGCAGACTTCGATGGCTGAACTATTTGCGACCGAACATCAAAAGAGGCAATATATCTGCGGATGAGGAGGACCTTATCATCAGACTCCACAGACTACTGGGAAACAG ATGGTCTCTAATAGCAGGAAGACTGCCAGGGCGAACAGACAATGAAATCAAGAACTACTGGAACACCAAACTGTCCAAGAAGTTACAGCAAGTACCAAATACTCCATCGATTCAGAGGAACGACCGCAACCCAATCAAACCGCAAAACCCATCGGAAAACCTTCGGGAGAATGGCACAGGATTAATGTCCCCGCCGCCTCTTCAATCCAAGGCCCTTCCGCCGACAGAGAGCTGCAGCGTGGAGGTATCTGCCCCCAAGGAAAGGCACGACGAGACTACAGGCCAGAATCACGGGTGGCCACCACCGGAAAGCCATCGAGAAGATGAAGACGGGAGGAAATCGGAGAAGGAATTCATGGACGTCGTCAGTGGGGAGCGGAGTTGTTTGCTGTCTGATCCTTTGGACTCCCGGCTCTTCTGGGGGCGgacaaggaagaggaagacgggAAGAACGAGGGCCGCCGTGAAGTGGACGGTGATGGTGTCAGGGGTTACGTCTCCGTCACGGTGA
- the LOC116258646 gene encoding protein CTR9 homolog isoform X1 has product MACVYIPVQNSEEEVRVALDQLPRDAADILDILKAEQAPLDLWLIIAREYFKQGKLEQFRQILEEGSSPEIDEYYADVRYERIAILNALGAYYSYLGKIESKQREKEDHFSLATQYYNKASRIDMHEPSTWVGKGQLLLAKGDLDLAFSAFKIVLDGQPDNVPALLGQACILYKRERYSESLELYKRALQAYPNCPGAVRLGIGYCRYNMGQFDKARQAFQRVLQLDPGNVDALVALGIMDLQTNQARGIREGMEKMRRAFEMYPYCPMALNYLANHFFFTGQHFLVEQLTETSLAVSDHGLMKSHSYYNLARSYHSKGDYEKAGFYYLASVKEISKPQDFVLPYYGLGQVQLKLGDFRSSLSNFEKVLEVYPENCESLKAVGHIYMQLGQTEKALESFRKATRIDPRDPQAFLELGELLISTDAGSALDAFKTARSLLKRTGEEVPIDLLNNIGVLHFEKGEFELAERTFRDALGEGIWLSFMDGKIQSPSTDPATSVVQYKDMKIFHQLEQDGVRIDLPWDKVTTLFNQARLYEQLHDTEKASFLYRLIIFKYPDYVDAYIRLAAMCKARNNLQLSIEMAREALKVNGKCPNALSMLGNLELKGDDWFKAKDTFRAAREATDGKDSYAAISLGNWNYFAAVRTEKRDPKIEAMHLEKAKELYTKVLIQKPGNLYAANGAGIILAEKGHFDVSKDIFTQVQEATSGSIFVQMPDVWINLGHVYFAQGQFALAVKMYRNCLRKFHYGTDTQVLLYLARTHYEAEQWQDCKKTLLRAIHLAPSNYTLRFDAGVAMQKFSSSTLQKPKRSADEIRSAVAELKNAVRIFSQLSAVTSYHAHGFDEKKIETHVGYCKHLLEAAKVHCEAAEREEQQARQKIEVARQLVLAEEARRKAEEQRKFQIEKRKQEDEWKQVRQQEEHFERVKELWKSKRKDRSHADDEEDGGHSDRKKKREKKRRKKDKQSKTYNEIEDPDADMVEETEEMMEEDDGELRHGKEEDGAENAQDLLVAAGLEDFEDEDATDAPASTISRRRRAWSESDEEDMGELPTQASPGAAGEENFAHLQESDVENQHRRRGRSNGANEVDEDEDDS; this is encoded by the exons ATGGCGTGCGTCTACATCCCCGTCCAGAACTCGGAGGAGGAGGTTAGGGTGGCGCTGGACCAGCTTCCCCGGGATGCAGCCGACATACTCGATATCCTCAAGGCCGAGCAAGCGCCCCTCGACCTCTGGCTCATCATtgcg AGGGAGTACTTCAAACAGGGGAAATTGGAACAATTTAGACAAATTTTGGAGGAAGGATCGAGTCCTG AAATTGATGAATACTATGCTGATGTGCGATATGAAAGAATTGCCATCTTGAATGCCCTAGGGGCTTATTATAGTTATCTTGGGAAGATTGAGtctaaacaaagagagaaagaagatcACTTTAGTTTGGCAACTCAGTACTACAACAAAGCATCAAGAATAGACATGCATGAGCCTTCAACATGGGTTGGAAAAG GTCAGCTTTTATTGGCAAAAGGAGACTTGGATCTGGCCTTCTCAGCATTTAAGATTGTATTGGATGGGCAACCTGATAATGTTCCTGCCCTGCTTGGTCAG GCATGTATTCTCTACAAGCGTGAAAGATACTCAGAGTCCTTGGAGCTATATAAG AGGGCTTTGCAAGCATATCCTAACTGCCCTGGAGCAGTAAGACTGGGCATAGGATATTGTCGCTACAACATGGGTCAGTTTGATAAAGCTCGACAAGCTTTTCAACGAGTTTTGCAG TTGGATCCTGGAAACGTGGATGCTCTTGTGGCTCTGGGAATTATGGATCTGCAAACAAATCAAG CTCGTGGTATACGTGAAGGGATGGAGAAGATGCGAAGGGCTTTTGAGATGTATCCTTATTGTCCCATGGCACTGAACTATTTAGCAAATCATTTCTTCTTCACTGGGCAACATTTTCTTGTGGAGCAGCTAACAGAAACTTCACTTGCTGTGAGCGACCATGGTCTAATGAAATCCCATTCCTATTACAACCTAGCAAGATCTTATCATAGCAAG GGTGATTATGAAAAAGCTGGTTTCTATTATTTGGCATCTGTCAAGGAAATCAGTAAGCCACAAGATTTTGTTTTACCATACTATG GCCTGGGACAAGTCCAGCTGAAGTTGGGAGATTTTAGAAGTTccctttcaaattttgaaaaggtgTTGGAGGTCTATCCTGAAAATTGTGAAAGTTTAAAA GCAGTTGGACACATTTATATGCAGCTGGGACAGACAGAGAAGGCTTTAGAATCATTTCGAAAGGCTACGAGAATTGATCCACGTGATCCACAG GCCTTTTTGGAGCTGGGAGAACTGCTAATATCAACTGATGCTGGAAGTGCTCTGGATGCCTTTAAAACT GCTCGAAGCCTTCTGAAAAGAACAGGTGAAGAAGTACCAATTGATTTGCTAAACAACATTGGCGTGTTACATTTTGAAAAGGGAGAGTTTGAG TTGGCTGAACGAACATTTCGAGATGCACTTGGGGAAGGAATTTGgctttctttcatggatggcaAAATACAATCTCCCAGTACAGATCCAGCAACTTCTGTTGTACAGTACAAGGACATGAAGATTTTTCACCAACTTGAACAAGATGGTGTTCGTATTGATCTACCTTGGGACAAAGTGACAACTTTGTTTAATCAGGCAAGATTATATGAACAATTGCATGACACAGAGAAAGCGAGCTTCTTGTACAGGCTTATCATCttcaag TATCCTGATTATGTTGATGCTTATATACGGCTTGCTGCTATGTGCAAAGCACGTAACAATCTTCAACTTAGTATTGAAATG GCAAGAGAAGCACTGAAGGTGAATGGTAAATGCCCTAATGCTTTATCCATGCTCGGCAACTTAGAGCTTAAGGGTGATGACTGGTTTAAAGCAAAGGATACATTCCGAGCTGCACGGGAAGCAACTGATGGAAAAGATTCATATGCTGCAATTTCTTTG gGAAACTGGAACTATTTTGCTGCTGTTCGCACTGAGAAAAGGGACCCAAAAATTGAAGCGATGCACCTTGAGAAGGCTAAAGAACTATACACCAAG GTTCTAATACAGAAACCTGGTAACCTTTATGCTGCCAATGGTGCTGGGATTATTTTGGCAGAGAAAGGGCATTTTGATGTCTCAAAAGATATATTTACACAG GTACAAGAAGCAACAAGTGGAAGCATTTTCGTTCAGATGCCAGATGTCTGGATAAACCTGGGTCATGTGTATTTTGCACAAGGCCAATTTGCTTTGGCTGTGAAAATG TACCGAAATTGCTTGAGGAAGTTTCATTATGGCACAGATACTCAAGTTCTCCTTTATCTTGCTCGTACTCATTATGAGGCAGAACAATGGCAAGATTGCAAGAAAACATTGTTGAGAGCTATCCACTTGGCACCATCCAATTACACTCTAAGGTTCGATGCTGGTGTTGCAATGCAGAAGTTCTCCTCATCAACACTGCAAAAGCCAAAGAGATCTGCCGATGAG ATTCGCTCAGCAGTTGCAGAACTGAAAAATGCTGTCCGAATCTTCAGCCAGTTGTCAGCAGTGACTAGCTATCATGCTCATGGGTTTGATGAGAAGAAGATTGAGACACATGTAGGATATTGCAAGCATTTACTTGAGGCTGCCAAGGTTCACTGTGAAGCAGCTGAACGTGAGGAGCAACAAGCTCGTCAAAAAATAGAAGTTGCACGACAGCTTGTACTGGCTGAGGAAGCCCGTCGTAAAGCTGAAGAGCAGAGGAAATTTCAG ATTGAGAAGAGAAAGCAAGAAGATGAGTGGAAACAAGTGAGACAGCAGGAAGAACATTTTGAGCGCGTAAAG GAGCTATGGAAGAGCAAACGTAAGGACAGGAGCCATGctgatgatgaagaggatggTGGACATTCGgataggaagaagaagagagaaaagaagcggAGGAAGAAAGATAAGCAGAGTAAGACATATAATGAGATTGAGGACCCAGATGCTGACATGGttgaagaaactgaagagaTGATGGAGGAGGATGACGGAGAGCTGAGACATGGCAAGGAGGAAGATGGTGCTGAGAATGCCCAAGATCTTCTTGTAGCAGCAGGtcttgaagattttgaagatgaagatgCCACT GATGCACCTGCATCAACCATTTCTAGACGCAGACGCGCTTGGTCAGAATCTGATGAAGAAGACATGGGGGAATTGCCGACACAAGCCAGCCCTGGAGCAGCTGGTGAAGAAAATTTTGCCCACCTTCAAGAAAGTGATGTTGAAAACCAACAcaggcggcgtgggaggagtaATGGTGCTAATgaagttgatgaagatgaagatgactCTTGA
- the LOC116258646 gene encoding protein CTR9 homolog isoform X2 encodes MACVYIPVQNSEEEVRVALDQLPRDAADILDILKAEQAPLDLWLIIAREYFKQGKLEQFRQILEEGSSPEIDEYYADVRYERIAILNALGAYYSYLGKIESKQREKEDHFSLATQYYNKASRIDMHEPSTWVGKGQLLLAKGDLDLAFSAFKIVLDGQPDNVPALLGQACILYKRERYSESLELYKRALQAYPNCPGAVRLGIGYCRYNMGQFDKARQAFQRVLQLDPGNVDALVALGIMDLQTNQARGIREGMEKMRRAFEMYPYCPMALNYLANHFFFTGQHFLVEQLTETSLAVSDHGLMKSHSYYNLARSYHSKGDYEKAGFYYLASVKEISKPQDFVLPYYGLGQVQLKLGDFRSSLSNFEKVLEVYPENCESLKAVGHIYMQLGQTEKALESFRKATRIDPRDPQAFLELGELLISTDAGSALDAFKTLAERTFRDALGEGIWLSFMDGKIQSPSTDPATSVVQYKDMKIFHQLEQDGVRIDLPWDKVTTLFNQARLYEQLHDTEKASFLYRLIIFKYPDYVDAYIRLAAMCKARNNLQLSIEMAREALKVNGKCPNALSMLGNLELKGDDWFKAKDTFRAAREATDGKDSYAAISLGNWNYFAAVRTEKRDPKIEAMHLEKAKELYTKVLIQKPGNLYAANGAGIILAEKGHFDVSKDIFTQVQEATSGSIFVQMPDVWINLGHVYFAQGQFALAVKMYRNCLRKFHYGTDTQVLLYLARTHYEAEQWQDCKKTLLRAIHLAPSNYTLRFDAGVAMQKFSSSTLQKPKRSADEIRSAVAELKNAVRIFSQLSAVTSYHAHGFDEKKIETHVGYCKHLLEAAKVHCEAAEREEQQARQKIEVARQLVLAEEARRKAEEQRKFQIEKRKQEDEWKQVRQQEEHFERVKELWKSKRKDRSHADDEEDGGHSDRKKKREKKRRKKDKQSKTYNEIEDPDADMVEETEEMMEEDDGELRHGKEEDGAENAQDLLVAAGLEDFEDEDATDAPASTISRRRRAWSESDEEDMGELPTQASPGAAGEENFAHLQESDVENQHRRRGRSNGANEVDEDEDDS; translated from the exons ATGGCGTGCGTCTACATCCCCGTCCAGAACTCGGAGGAGGAGGTTAGGGTGGCGCTGGACCAGCTTCCCCGGGATGCAGCCGACATACTCGATATCCTCAAGGCCGAGCAAGCGCCCCTCGACCTCTGGCTCATCATtgcg AGGGAGTACTTCAAACAGGGGAAATTGGAACAATTTAGACAAATTTTGGAGGAAGGATCGAGTCCTG AAATTGATGAATACTATGCTGATGTGCGATATGAAAGAATTGCCATCTTGAATGCCCTAGGGGCTTATTATAGTTATCTTGGGAAGATTGAGtctaaacaaagagagaaagaagatcACTTTAGTTTGGCAACTCAGTACTACAACAAAGCATCAAGAATAGACATGCATGAGCCTTCAACATGGGTTGGAAAAG GTCAGCTTTTATTGGCAAAAGGAGACTTGGATCTGGCCTTCTCAGCATTTAAGATTGTATTGGATGGGCAACCTGATAATGTTCCTGCCCTGCTTGGTCAG GCATGTATTCTCTACAAGCGTGAAAGATACTCAGAGTCCTTGGAGCTATATAAG AGGGCTTTGCAAGCATATCCTAACTGCCCTGGAGCAGTAAGACTGGGCATAGGATATTGTCGCTACAACATGGGTCAGTTTGATAAAGCTCGACAAGCTTTTCAACGAGTTTTGCAG TTGGATCCTGGAAACGTGGATGCTCTTGTGGCTCTGGGAATTATGGATCTGCAAACAAATCAAG CTCGTGGTATACGTGAAGGGATGGAGAAGATGCGAAGGGCTTTTGAGATGTATCCTTATTGTCCCATGGCACTGAACTATTTAGCAAATCATTTCTTCTTCACTGGGCAACATTTTCTTGTGGAGCAGCTAACAGAAACTTCACTTGCTGTGAGCGACCATGGTCTAATGAAATCCCATTCCTATTACAACCTAGCAAGATCTTATCATAGCAAG GGTGATTATGAAAAAGCTGGTTTCTATTATTTGGCATCTGTCAAGGAAATCAGTAAGCCACAAGATTTTGTTTTACCATACTATG GCCTGGGACAAGTCCAGCTGAAGTTGGGAGATTTTAGAAGTTccctttcaaattttgaaaaggtgTTGGAGGTCTATCCTGAAAATTGTGAAAGTTTAAAA GCAGTTGGACACATTTATATGCAGCTGGGACAGACAGAGAAGGCTTTAGAATCATTTCGAAAGGCTACGAGAATTGATCCACGTGATCCACAG GCCTTTTTGGAGCTGGGAGAACTGCTAATATCAACTGATGCTGGAAGTGCTCTGGATGCCTTTAAAACT TTGGCTGAACGAACATTTCGAGATGCACTTGGGGAAGGAATTTGgctttctttcatggatggcaAAATACAATCTCCCAGTACAGATCCAGCAACTTCTGTTGTACAGTACAAGGACATGAAGATTTTTCACCAACTTGAACAAGATGGTGTTCGTATTGATCTACCTTGGGACAAAGTGACAACTTTGTTTAATCAGGCAAGATTATATGAACAATTGCATGACACAGAGAAAGCGAGCTTCTTGTACAGGCTTATCATCttcaag TATCCTGATTATGTTGATGCTTATATACGGCTTGCTGCTATGTGCAAAGCACGTAACAATCTTCAACTTAGTATTGAAATG GCAAGAGAAGCACTGAAGGTGAATGGTAAATGCCCTAATGCTTTATCCATGCTCGGCAACTTAGAGCTTAAGGGTGATGACTGGTTTAAAGCAAAGGATACATTCCGAGCTGCACGGGAAGCAACTGATGGAAAAGATTCATATGCTGCAATTTCTTTG gGAAACTGGAACTATTTTGCTGCTGTTCGCACTGAGAAAAGGGACCCAAAAATTGAAGCGATGCACCTTGAGAAGGCTAAAGAACTATACACCAAG GTTCTAATACAGAAACCTGGTAACCTTTATGCTGCCAATGGTGCTGGGATTATTTTGGCAGAGAAAGGGCATTTTGATGTCTCAAAAGATATATTTACACAG GTACAAGAAGCAACAAGTGGAAGCATTTTCGTTCAGATGCCAGATGTCTGGATAAACCTGGGTCATGTGTATTTTGCACAAGGCCAATTTGCTTTGGCTGTGAAAATG TACCGAAATTGCTTGAGGAAGTTTCATTATGGCACAGATACTCAAGTTCTCCTTTATCTTGCTCGTACTCATTATGAGGCAGAACAATGGCAAGATTGCAAGAAAACATTGTTGAGAGCTATCCACTTGGCACCATCCAATTACACTCTAAGGTTCGATGCTGGTGTTGCAATGCAGAAGTTCTCCTCATCAACACTGCAAAAGCCAAAGAGATCTGCCGATGAG ATTCGCTCAGCAGTTGCAGAACTGAAAAATGCTGTCCGAATCTTCAGCCAGTTGTCAGCAGTGACTAGCTATCATGCTCATGGGTTTGATGAGAAGAAGATTGAGACACATGTAGGATATTGCAAGCATTTACTTGAGGCTGCCAAGGTTCACTGTGAAGCAGCTGAACGTGAGGAGCAACAAGCTCGTCAAAAAATAGAAGTTGCACGACAGCTTGTACTGGCTGAGGAAGCCCGTCGTAAAGCTGAAGAGCAGAGGAAATTTCAG ATTGAGAAGAGAAAGCAAGAAGATGAGTGGAAACAAGTGAGACAGCAGGAAGAACATTTTGAGCGCGTAAAG GAGCTATGGAAGAGCAAACGTAAGGACAGGAGCCATGctgatgatgaagaggatggTGGACATTCGgataggaagaagaagagagaaaagaagcggAGGAAGAAAGATAAGCAGAGTAAGACATATAATGAGATTGAGGACCCAGATGCTGACATGGttgaagaaactgaagagaTGATGGAGGAGGATGACGGAGAGCTGAGACATGGCAAGGAGGAAGATGGTGCTGAGAATGCCCAAGATCTTCTTGTAGCAGCAGGtcttgaagattttgaagatgaagatgCCACT GATGCACCTGCATCAACCATTTCTAGACGCAGACGCGCTTGGTCAGAATCTGATGAAGAAGACATGGGGGAATTGCCGACACAAGCCAGCCCTGGAGCAGCTGGTGAAGAAAATTTTGCCCACCTTCAAGAAAGTGATGTTGAAAACCAACAcaggcggcgtgggaggagtaATGGTGCTAATgaagttgatgaagatgaagatgactCTTGA
- the LOC116258593 gene encoding growth-regulating factor 4-like isoform X3, producing the protein MGFGRKADPEPGRCRRTDGKKWRCSKDAFPDSKYCERHMHRGRNRSRKHVEVNPSPTTQPSSSSSSSSKSLLAANHQAVPFLPLHGSRSSSSTAFNIGFSHQPSGIPLQLDSGSYSSSDKDYRYFHALKEDVDEQSFLSRGSGSSRSAEATSQENQWSLMPLKLGIHDQKKETNDSILQNDFSQFVTIEDLSRQQPQHCFLGNDFMAEQSRSMREDQRAQEVQPLRCFFDDWPKDRDSWSGFGEDRSNDKSFSTTQLSISIPMASSDFSSTNS; encoded by the exons ATGGGTTTCGGTAGGAAAGCAGACCCTGAGCCTGGCAGATGCAGGAGAACAGATGGGAAAAAATGGAGATGCTCCAAGGATGCATTTCCGGACTCGAAGTACTGTGAGCGGCACATGCACAGAGGCCGGAACCGTTCAAGAAAGCATGTGGAAGTGAACCCATCCCCAACGACTCAACCATCctcttcatcctcatcttcatccAAATCTTTACTGGCTGCCAATCACCAGGCTGTTCCATTCCTTCCGTTGCATGGCTCCCGTTCCTCCTCTTCCACAGCCTTCAACATTGGATTCTCACACCAGCCAAGCGGTATCCCTCTACAACTTGACTCGGGTTCATATTCTTCTTCGGACAAGGACTACAG atATTTTCATGCATTGAAAGAGGATGTAGATGAGCAGTCTTTCCTCTCAAGAGGTTCGGGCAGTTCGAGAAGCGCCGAAGCTACTTCTCAAGAGAATCAGTGGAGTTTAATGCCGCTCAAACTTGGCATTCATGACCAGAAGAAGGAGACAAATGACTCTATCTTGCAGAATGACTTCTCACAGTTTGTGACAATTGAAGATCTTTCAAGGCAGCAGCCGCAGCATTGTTTTTTAGGCAACGATTTCATGGCAGAACAATCTAGGAGCATGAGAGAAGACCAGAGAGCGCAAGAAGTTCAGCCACTTCGGTGCTTCTTCGATGATTGGCCTAAAGACAGGGATTCTTGGTCTGGCTTCGGTGAAGATCGATCCAATGACAAGTCTTTCTCAACCACCCAGCTCTCGATTTCCATCCCCATGGCGTCTTCAGATTTTTCTTCCACTAATTCGTGA
- the LOC116258593 gene encoding growth-regulating factor 4-like isoform X1 — MINTRNRPPFTASQWQELEHQALIFKYMVAGVPVPPDLVLPLRRSFDSISASLLHQPTVGWGCLQMGFGRKADPEPGRCRRTDGKKWRCSKDAFPDSKYCERHMHRGRNRSRKHVEVNPSPTTQPSSSSSSSSKSLLAANHQAVPFLPLHGSRSSSSTAFNIGFSHQPSGIPLQLDSGSYSSSDKDYRYFHALKEDVDEQSFLSRGSGSSRSAEATSQENQWSLMPLKLGIHDQKKETNDSILQNDFSQFVTIEDLSRQQPQHCFLGNDFMAEQSRSMREDQRAQEVQPLRCFFDDWPKDRDSWSGFGEDRSNDKSFSTTQLSISIPMASSDFSSTNS, encoded by the exons ATGATCAACACAAGGAACAGGCCCCCTTTTACTGCATCACAATGGCAAGAACTTGAACACCAAGCTCTCATCTTTAAGTACATGGTGGCCGGAGTCCCTGTTCCTCCTGACCTTGTACTGCCCCTAAGAAGAAGTTTTGATTCCATCTCCGCATCGCTTCTTCATCAACCAACTG tagGATGGGGTTGCTTGCAGATGGGTTTCGGTAGGAAAGCAGACCCTGAGCCTGGCAGATGCAGGAGAACAGATGGGAAAAAATGGAGATGCTCCAAGGATGCATTTCCGGACTCGAAGTACTGTGAGCGGCACATGCACAGAGGCCGGAACCGTTCAAGAAAGCATGTGGAAGTGAACCCATCCCCAACGACTCAACCATCctcttcatcctcatcttcatccAAATCTTTACTGGCTGCCAATCACCAGGCTGTTCCATTCCTTCCGTTGCATGGCTCCCGTTCCTCCTCTTCCACAGCCTTCAACATTGGATTCTCACACCAGCCAAGCGGTATCCCTCTACAACTTGACTCGGGTTCATATTCTTCTTCGGACAAGGACTACAG atATTTTCATGCATTGAAAGAGGATGTAGATGAGCAGTCTTTCCTCTCAAGAGGTTCGGGCAGTTCGAGAAGCGCCGAAGCTACTTCTCAAGAGAATCAGTGGAGTTTAATGCCGCTCAAACTTGGCATTCATGACCAGAAGAAGGAGACAAATGACTCTATCTTGCAGAATGACTTCTCACAGTTTGTGACAATTGAAGATCTTTCAAGGCAGCAGCCGCAGCATTGTTTTTTAGGCAACGATTTCATGGCAGAACAATCTAGGAGCATGAGAGAAGACCAGAGAGCGCAAGAAGTTCAGCCACTTCGGTGCTTCTTCGATGATTGGCCTAAAGACAGGGATTCTTGGTCTGGCTTCGGTGAAGATCGATCCAATGACAAGTCTTTCTCAACCACCCAGCTCTCGATTTCCATCCCCATGGCGTCTTCAGATTTTTCTTCCACTAATTCGTGA
- the LOC116258593 gene encoding growth-regulating factor 4-like isoform X2 — protein sequence MINTRNRPPFTASQWQELEHQALIFKYMVAGVPVPPDLVLPLRRSFDSISASLLHQPTGWGCLQMGFGRKADPEPGRCRRTDGKKWRCSKDAFPDSKYCERHMHRGRNRSRKHVEVNPSPTTQPSSSSSSSSKSLLAANHQAVPFLPLHGSRSSSSTAFNIGFSHQPSGIPLQLDSGSYSSSDKDYRYFHALKEDVDEQSFLSRGSGSSRSAEATSQENQWSLMPLKLGIHDQKKETNDSILQNDFSQFVTIEDLSRQQPQHCFLGNDFMAEQSRSMREDQRAQEVQPLRCFFDDWPKDRDSWSGFGEDRSNDKSFSTTQLSISIPMASSDFSSTNS from the exons ATGATCAACACAAGGAACAGGCCCCCTTTTACTGCATCACAATGGCAAGAACTTGAACACCAAGCTCTCATCTTTAAGTACATGGTGGCCGGAGTCCCTGTTCCTCCTGACCTTGTACTGCCCCTAAGAAGAAGTTTTGATTCCATCTCCGCATCGCTTCTTCATCAACCAACTG GATGGGGTTGCTTGCAGATGGGTTTCGGTAGGAAAGCAGACCCTGAGCCTGGCAGATGCAGGAGAACAGATGGGAAAAAATGGAGATGCTCCAAGGATGCATTTCCGGACTCGAAGTACTGTGAGCGGCACATGCACAGAGGCCGGAACCGTTCAAGAAAGCATGTGGAAGTGAACCCATCCCCAACGACTCAACCATCctcttcatcctcatcttcatccAAATCTTTACTGGCTGCCAATCACCAGGCTGTTCCATTCCTTCCGTTGCATGGCTCCCGTTCCTCCTCTTCCACAGCCTTCAACATTGGATTCTCACACCAGCCAAGCGGTATCCCTCTACAACTTGACTCGGGTTCATATTCTTCTTCGGACAAGGACTACAG atATTTTCATGCATTGAAAGAGGATGTAGATGAGCAGTCTTTCCTCTCAAGAGGTTCGGGCAGTTCGAGAAGCGCCGAAGCTACTTCTCAAGAGAATCAGTGGAGTTTAATGCCGCTCAAACTTGGCATTCATGACCAGAAGAAGGAGACAAATGACTCTATCTTGCAGAATGACTTCTCACAGTTTGTGACAATTGAAGATCTTTCAAGGCAGCAGCCGCAGCATTGTTTTTTAGGCAACGATTTCATGGCAGAACAATCTAGGAGCATGAGAGAAGACCAGAGAGCGCAAGAAGTTCAGCCACTTCGGTGCTTCTTCGATGATTGGCCTAAAGACAGGGATTCTTGGTCTGGCTTCGGTGAAGATCGATCCAATGACAAGTCTTTCTCAACCACCCAGCTCTCGATTTCCATCCCCATGGCGTCTTCAGATTTTTCTTCCACTAATTCGTGA